Proteins encoded together in one Micromonospora auratinigra window:
- a CDS encoding ferredoxin — MTDVATDQLQVWVDQDLCTGDGLCVQYAPEVFEFDVDGLAYVKGPDGELRLAPGARVDVPEHLRLEVIDSAKECPGECIHVVRGSDGVEVAGPEAED; from the coding sequence GTGACCGACGTCGCGACGGACCAGCTTCAGGTCTGGGTCGACCAGGACCTCTGCACGGGTGACGGGCTGTGTGTGCAGTACGCGCCGGAGGTCTTCGAGTTCGACGTCGACGGCCTGGCGTACGTCAAGGGCCCGGACGGCGAGCTGCGGCTCGCTCCCGGCGCCCGGGTGGACGTGCCGGAACACCTGCGCCTCGAGGTGATCGACTCGGCGAAGGAGTGCCCGGGCGAGTGCATCCACGTGGTGCGCGGCAGCGACGGCGTCGAGGTGGCCGGCCCGGAGGCCGAGGACTGA